CAGGCCGCAGCTCAGGACACGCCGCCCTTTGATGTGGCCCCAGTGGAAGAACTGCTGCTCAGCGAAGGCCAGCGCAAAGCGCTCTGTGCCCACGCAAGCCGGGCCGGAGCCAAGACCAGCGAAGACCGCGCCGCGCTTTGGGGCTACAGCTTAAACAGCGTCAAGCCGGAAGGCACAAAGACACTCACCGCCGAGCAGGCCCACGTGCTCCTCGATACCTTCAGCGGCCTGGACAACAGCGAAGCGGAGCAGATGCTTGCTGAGGCTCGCCGCGCTTTCAAGTCCGCCGCCGAGGCCCAGTCATGAGCAAAGAACCGAAGTACCTCGAAGTTCCCCAGGCCGCTGAGCGCCTGCACGTCTCGCCCGGCTTCCTGTACCGCGAAATCCGCCTCGGGCGCTTCCCGGCTATCCGCCTGGGCCGCAAGCTGCTGCGCGTGCCGGTGGCTGAGCTGGAAGCCTGGCAGGCCAAGCAACTGGCGGCAGCGGCGGGATGAAGCACTCCTACGCCCCACTCTTCCCCTACCTCGCCGCTCGCAGAAATGCGGGCCTGCTGGCCGAGGGTGAACTGGTCATCGACAACTTCGCCGGAGCGGGTGGGGCCAGCAGCGGCATGGAACGCGCCCTGGGTCGCCCGGTGGACCACGCCATCAACCATGATCCGGTGGCCGTGGGCCTGCACCGCGTCAACCACCCGCACAGCCATCACAGCGTGGAGGACGTGTGGCAGGTTCACCCGCTGGACATCACCAGGGGGCAGCGCGTGGCGCTCTGCTGGTTCAGTCCCACCTGTACCCACTTCAGCAAAGCGAAAGGCGCAGGCCTGCTGGACCGGAAGATTCGCGGCCTCGCCTGGGTGGCGCTGCGCTGGGCCGCGCTGGTCAAGCCCCGCGTCATCATCCTTGAGAACGTCGAAGAGTTCCAGACCTGGGGGCCGCTGCAAGACGATGGCCGACCCTGCCCGAAAGACAGGGGGCGCACCTTCAACAGCTTCGTCAACGCCCTGCGCTATCAGGGGTACGCGGTGGAGTGGCGCGAGCTGCGTGCCTGCGATTACGGCACGCCAACGATCCGCAAGCGCCTGTTCCTGGTTGCCCGGCGCGATGGCCTGCCGATCATCTGGCCCGCGCCCACGCATGCCAAACCCAGCGACCCCCGAGTGAAAGCGGGCCTGCTCCAGCCCTGGCGCACAGCCGCTTCGTGCATCGACTGGAGCCTGGACGCGCCCAGTATCTTCACCCGCAAAAAAGCGCTGGTCCCAGCCACCATGAAGCGCATCGCGCGCGGCATCGAGCGGTTCGTGCTCAATGCGCCGGAGCCGTTCATCGTCACCTGCAACCACGGCGGCGAGGCATTCCGGGGGCAGGATCTGGCCGAGCCGATGAAGACGGTGACGGCGGCGTATGACGCGCACGGCCTGGTGCAGCCAGTGCTCGCGCCCTGCGTGACCAACAAGCAGCATCAGGCCCCGGCCCGCAGCGCCCAGGAACCGCTCAGCACTGTCACCACCAACCACAACAAGAACGAACTGCTGACCGGCTATCTGGTGCCGCGCTATGGCGAGAACGTGGGCCAGGCCAGCCGGGCGGTCAGCGTCGAGCTGCCTTCGCCCACGGTAGTCACCACCGGCAACGGCAGTCGCCTGGCTGTGGCCTCGCTGGTCAAGCACTACGGCGGCACTTACCAGGGCGCAGGCATCGCCGTGAGTGGGCCGCTGGATACTGTGACCACCGTCGATCACCACGCCCTGCTGAGCGGCCATCTCGCCACTTACTACAGCCAGGACGGGCGCGGCGACCCTGGCCAGCCCGCGAATGAACCGCTCCGCACAGTGCCGACGGTGGACCGCTTCGCGCCGACCCTGGCCACGCTGATGCGCCAGTTTGGGACCAGCAAGGCCGCTGACGTGTCCGCGCCGCTGGGCACCATCGTCACCACCGGGCAGGGCAAGACCGGTGTCATCACTGCAACCTGCCAGCCTGCCCTGCCAGCCGAAATGCTCGCCCGCGCCCGTCAGGTCTACGCCCTGCTGAACGAGTACGCGCCGCAGGCCCTGGAGCAGCATGCCGATCACGCGCAGCAGCTGGTGCTGGTCACGGTCAAGGGCGAGCTGTACGTCCTGGCCGACATCGGTATGCGGATGCTGACGCCGCGCGAACTGGCGAAGTGCCAGGGCTTCAGTGACGACTACGTGCTGGAGCGCACCGCCGAGGGCAAGCCGGTCAGCAAGGCCGCGCAGGTCCGGGCCATCGGAAACAGCGTCTGCCCCGACCTGGCAGCAGCACTCACCCACGCCAATTTGAGCGTGGCACTTCAAGAGGCGGCGGACTGATGCCTGACTACCGGACCCACCCCACGACCCTGCACGCGGCCCTGGCCGTCAATGCCCGCCTGCCTTTCCACCCTTTGGACCGTCGGCCAGCGCGTCAGCACGCGCACCGGGGAGGCTGAGTAGCTGTGAGCAACATTTCGATGACACGCCAGAACTTCCAGCCCAGCGCCAAGCTCGGCGTCTCCTGGCCCATCTTCATCCTCGGCGAGCGCGGCGAGGTAGAGGGCATCAACATGCTGGATGCCCTCTACCCCGCATCGGTAGACGAAGCGCGGGCGCTGTACCTGCCGATCTTTGAGCGCGTCTGCCCCGCCGCCGCTGTCGGCCTGGCTCTCGCCGAAGACGAAGCGCTGACCTACTGGGTCAACGTGCTGCGCGGGCCGCTGCTGACCGGCGAGCATGACGAGCTGACCTTCCTGCCGAGTTGGTGCAAGGCAGACGGCATGACGCTCACAGGCCTGACGCGCCTGCTGGCCCTGCACCCGGATCAGCGCATGGACGTGTTCATGGCTGCGATGGAACTGACAGGAATGGGGCTGTGAGCAACATCAAGCCGCGTGGTAACAGTTTCGCCTTGGGCATGTTCGTCCACAGCGACGTGGATGACAGCGATTTAACCGTATACGAGTTCAGGGTCTACTCACACCTTTGCCGCCGGGTGGGTGACGAGCGGCGAGTTTGGGAAGGGCAAAAAAGGATCGCCGCTTGCTGCAAGATGAGCCGCCCGGCGGTTCAGAAAGCTCTGTATGGTTTGCGTGATAAAGGCTGGCTGGAACTGCGCGAACGCTTCCGAGAAGAGGACAACAGCCAGACCACAAACGACATCATTTTGCTAGGCCCCCCCGCCTCTGAGAAAGGCACCCCCCGCACGCCAGAAAGGCAGGGGCCGCCTCTGAGAAAGGCACCTGAAGTAGATCCTTTAGAAGTAGATCCAGGGGAAGGAAGGGAAGGCGACTTCAATAATTCTGCAGAACCGAAGCCGCCAGCCACCCCAGAAGATCAAAAAATAGATTTGGCATCTGATATTGATCTGCCCTCACAGGAAGAAAACGACCTGGCACCTGTTGCACCTGAAACGTACCCAGCGAACAGCGCACAAAGCACGGTTCCGGGGCGCGGCGCGGCGGCGGGCGGCGAGGACGCGATAGTTTTGTTTCACGGCCTGCTGGGCTACGGGTTTGTAAGCCGCTACCAGAAAGATTTACCGCGCTGGGCCGAACAGTACACGCCCGCGTTCATCCGACTGGCCCGTGACCTGGCAAACACCCTGCCCGGCGCTAAGGGTCAGTTCACCATTGCGGACCTGCTCAATCAGGACAGCCGCAAGCCCTGGCCTGTCGAGCTGGTTCAGCAGTACAAAGCCGACCTGAAAGCCAAACACACGGCCCCGGCTGACCGCGTGCCGGTCCTGGGTGAAATCCTCGTCTGCGGCCCCAACTCCGGCAAGGTGCTGGAAGTGCTGCACGCTGACCGGCTGGTGAGCATCCAGACCGGCCCCGGCCTGGCCGATTACCTCACCGTGCCCTGGGC
This portion of the Deinococcus rubellus genome encodes:
- a CDS encoding DNA cytosine methyltransferase; the encoded protein is MKHSYAPLFPYLAARRNAGLLAEGELVIDNFAGAGGASSGMERALGRPVDHAINHDPVAVGLHRVNHPHSHHSVEDVWQVHPLDITRGQRVALCWFSPTCTHFSKAKGAGLLDRKIRGLAWVALRWAALVKPRVIILENVEEFQTWGPLQDDGRPCPKDRGRTFNSFVNALRYQGYAVEWRELRACDYGTPTIRKRLFLVARRDGLPIIWPAPTHAKPSDPRVKAGLLQPWRTAASCIDWSLDAPSIFTRKKALVPATMKRIARGIERFVLNAPEPFIVTCNHGGEAFRGQDLAEPMKTVTAAYDAHGLVQPVLAPCVTNKQHQAPARSAQEPLSTVTTNHNKNELLTGYLVPRYGENVGQASRAVSVELPSPTVVTTGNGSRLAVASLVKHYGGTYQGAGIAVSGPLDTVTTVDHHALLSGHLATYYSQDGRGDPGQPANEPLRTVPTVDRFAPTLATLMRQFGTSKAADVSAPLGTIVTTGQGKTGVITATCQPALPAEMLARARQVYALLNEYAPQALEQHADHAQQLVLVTVKGELYVLADIGMRMLTPRELAKCQGFSDDYVLERTAEGKPVSKAAQVRAIGNSVCPDLAAALTHANLSVALQEAAD
- a CDS encoding helix-turn-helix domain-containing protein is translated as MSNIKPRGNSFALGMFVHSDVDDSDLTVYEFRVYSHLCRRVGDERRVWEGQKRIAACCKMSRPAVQKALYGLRDKGWLELRERFREEDNSQTTNDIILLGPPASEKGTPRTPERQGPPLRKAPEVDPLEVDPGEGREGDFNNSAEPKPPATPEDQKIDLASDIDLPSQEENDLAPVAPETYPANSAQSTVPGRGAAAGGEDAIVLFHGLLGYGFVSRYQKDLPRWAEQYTPAFIRLARDLANTLPGAKGQFTIADLLNQDSRKPWPVELVQQYKADLKAKHTAPADRVPVLGEILVCGPNSGKVLEVLHADRLVSIQTGPGLADYLTVPWASTQPAVRRSA
- a CDS encoding helix-turn-helix transcriptional regulator produces the protein MSKEPKYLEVPQAAERLHVSPGFLYREIRLGRFPAIRLGRKLLRVPVAELEAWQAKQLAAAAG